A window of Rhizobium oryzihabitans contains these coding sequences:
- a CDS encoding type IV secretory system conjugative DNA transfer family protein, with product MVRMNGAFAAAILMTGVSLAHAQEDTLPVRQNVYPNQVTAYPGGYQPPVAYPNMYPMGYPGYPAVGYPGVYPGVYPGGYPGAYPGQQQGVMLNQPGMAGQSVIRDPASGQMLQAPTGAGSNVVVDPSVYMRGQTPDRRGPQVPPGSGLGGQGPARKEMVRKTARTAGIRDGYAQEAQRINASLNKMAGWLDRTYPFPSLMINDHIVPPVVVLTNSRVEKNGPQILELTLGRFEIVTPARVTAQAPSWRTYLFMQSDPENGIDLRPHSKEDSTAWQSGYKEGQSIGIAEARSYFEEAERRMRRDYEGMARYHDLASRGAISMPIASQKSKALQISRDGRVALRGSKTIKIVVSPTFRGKAGVDAFPVGSADVTMRNVPVPIAKGK from the coding sequence ATGGTTCGCATGAACGGCGCTTTTGCGGCGGCAATATTGATGACAGGGGTTTCCCTAGCGCATGCGCAAGAGGACACTCTGCCGGTACGACAGAATGTGTATCCCAATCAGGTGACTGCCTATCCCGGCGGATATCAGCCCCCGGTTGCTTATCCTAATATGTATCCTATGGGTTATCCCGGTTATCCGGCAGTTGGTTATCCCGGCGTTTATCCCGGCGTTTATCCCGGTGGTTATCCCGGCGCATATCCGGGCCAGCAACAGGGCGTTATGCTGAACCAGCCGGGGATGGCTGGCCAGAGCGTCATCCGCGATCCTGCGTCCGGTCAGATGCTGCAAGCACCTACAGGAGCAGGGTCGAATGTGGTTGTCGATCCTTCAGTTTATATGCGTGGTCAAACGCCTGATAGACGTGGACCACAAGTCCCGCCCGGTTCCGGTCTCGGGGGGCAGGGTCCCGCCCGAAAAGAGATGGTCAGGAAGACTGCTCGCACTGCCGGTATCAGAGACGGTTATGCGCAGGAGGCTCAGCGGATTAACGCCTCCCTCAATAAGATGGCGGGCTGGTTGGACCGCACCTATCCTTTTCCCTCACTTATGATCAACGATCATATTGTCCCGCCAGTTGTCGTGCTCACGAACAGCCGCGTTGAAAAGAATGGTCCTCAGATTCTTGAGTTAACGCTTGGAAGGTTTGAAATCGTCACTCCTGCGCGAGTGACAGCGCAGGCTCCTTCATGGCGCACGTACCTGTTCATGCAGTCCGATCCTGAGAATGGCATCGACCTGCGTCCTCATTCTAAAGAGGACAGCACAGCTTGGCAAAGCGGGTACAAGGAAGGCCAGTCAATTGGAATTGCCGAGGCTCGGTCTTATTTTGAAGAAGCTGAACGGCGCATGCGGCGTGATTACGAGGGAATGGCCCGTTACCATGATCTGGCATCCCGAGGCGCAATTTCGATGCCTATCGCTTCTCAAAAGAGCAAGGCTCTTCAGATCAGCCGTGACGGCCGCGTAGCGCTTCGCGGAAGTAAGACGATCAAGATCGTCGTCTCGCCGACATTCCGAGGCAAGGCCGGTGTGGATGCGTTCCCTGTGGGGTCTGCTGATGTGACGATGCGCAACGTGCCGGTGCCAATCGCGAAGGGCAAATGA
- a CDS encoding type IV pilus twitching motility protein PilT translates to MMDQQYAQVIGLWSGKRDLSQSFRMTETGEDVMRILCYAARNGCQDVIFQTGSPILMNKLGSLIALTEWTYDTTDFMRAAKHISGSGGDVETRLAGARSFNKRIDARDFGDRDEHGEPKVYRFRANVTACAFGASLGGQMVLRYIPEHPPTVRDIQLEEDIIAESTPEMGSVILSGPTGSGKTTTFAGLLRRVMEEETPIEGNIVTLEQPIEFTFDSIQSHRCVIAQSEIPTHFSSFEMGIEEAMRRVPRLIVVGEQRDYQTMAAAQEAANTGHAVYTTVHSNTAALAIQRIVGKFPREMQSQAFEMAVATTHMIVSQVLVRDTKGGRVCLREWVVLNDDARQELTKVGFLGSRAFLYDLMSRGGSGKPMKTTVAEQFKSGNISEEAAILALKRYGYSSSERIL, encoded by the coding sequence ATGATGGACCAGCAGTATGCGCAGGTGATTGGCCTATGGTCGGGTAAACGCGATCTGTCGCAAAGCTTTCGCATGACTGAGACTGGCGAGGATGTTATGCGCATCCTCTGCTACGCTGCGCGAAATGGCTGTCAGGATGTCATTTTCCAGACTGGCTCCCCAATCTTGATGAACAAGCTCGGCTCGCTGATCGCTCTGACCGAGTGGACATACGACACTACGGACTTCATGCGGGCTGCAAAACACATCAGCGGCTCGGGTGGTGATGTCGAGACGCGGCTTGCCGGGGCGCGGTCATTCAATAAGCGGATCGACGCTCGTGATTTCGGGGATCGCGATGAGCATGGCGAGCCTAAAGTCTACCGTTTTCGAGCGAACGTGACCGCTTGCGCTTTCGGGGCCTCGCTCGGGGGGCAAATGGTGCTGCGCTATATTCCCGAACATCCGCCCACCGTTCGAGACATCCAGCTTGAGGAAGACATTATCGCGGAATCGACGCCTGAGATGGGGTCTGTAATTTTGTCTGGCCCGACCGGATCGGGGAAGACGACAACGTTTGCAGGGCTTCTTCGGCGAGTGATGGAAGAAGAAACGCCCATTGAAGGCAACATCGTTACGCTTGAGCAGCCTATTGAGTTCACGTTTGATTCAATTCAGTCTCACCGCTGCGTAATAGCGCAATCAGAAATCCCGACGCATTTCAGCAGTTTTGAAATGGGGATTGAAGAAGCGATGCGCCGCGTGCCGCGACTGATCGTGGTTGGCGAGCAGCGCGACTATCAGACAATGGCCGCAGCCCAAGAGGCGGCGAACACGGGGCACGCGGTCTATACCACGGTTCACTCAAACACTGCGGCTTTGGCGATCCAGCGTATTGTTGGCAAATTTCCGCGTGAAATGCAGAGCCAAGCATTCGAGATGGCGGTGGCGACAACTCATATGATCGTCAGCCAGGTACTGGTGAGAGATACCAAAGGAGGTCGTGTCTGCCTGCGGGAGTGGGTGGTACTCAATGACGACGCGCGGCAGGAACTTACGAAAGTTGGTTTTCTCGGCTCTCGTGCCTTTCTCTACGACCTCATGTCGCGCGGCGGATCAGGCAAGCCGATGAAGACGACTGTCGCGGAACAGTTTAAATCCGGCAATATCTCGGAAGAGGCTGCAATACTGGCGCTCAAGCGCTACGGCTATAGCAGCTCAGAGCGGATACTTTGA
- a CDS encoding YcbK family protein, whose translation MLDRRSFLVGAFSSAWAVGATAFAAEEGAVDKKDRIPFAPSADDAEDRAFTKEVEKAAPETDPRTSGFGSLQLYREATGESIAARYRFNGELDRRAVAELSWFWRDVKDDDKALWIEPSLFDFVSSVQSTMAMIHGSMLPFILTSGYRTPRHNAAIETAARNSLHMGGLAADLKVPGYPPRSLAIAAMTFKGGGVGVYSRFTHLDVGQIRCWPYSCNQFIGDRNG comes from the coding sequence ATGCTGGATCGTCGCTCATTCCTCGTAGGGGCGTTTTCGAGCGCGTGGGCCGTGGGGGCGACAGCCTTTGCGGCCGAAGAGGGTGCGGTCGATAAGAAGGACAGGATACCGTTCGCGCCGTCGGCTGATGATGCCGAGGATCGGGCATTCACAAAAGAAGTCGAGAAGGCTGCGCCCGAAACAGATCCTCGCACTTCTGGTTTTGGGTCACTACAGCTCTACCGTGAGGCAACGGGTGAGAGCATCGCGGCTAGATACCGGTTCAACGGCGAGCTGGACCGTCGCGCGGTCGCGGAATTATCGTGGTTCTGGCGAGATGTGAAGGATGACGATAAGGCGCTCTGGATCGAGCCGTCGCTGTTCGACTTCGTGTCGTCGGTTCAGTCAACGATGGCGATGATCCATGGTTCGATGCTGCCTTTTATCCTCACAAGCGGTTATCGCACGCCCCGGCATAATGCGGCCATAGAAACTGCGGCTAGAAACTCTCTTCATATGGGTGGGCTTGCCGCTGACCTGAAAGTGCCGGGATATCCGCCTCGATCACTGGCTATCGCGGCGATGACTTTTAAAGGCGGCGGTGTAGGGGTGTATTCCCGCTTCACACATTTGGATGTCGGGCAAATCCGCTGCTGGCCCTATTCATGCAACCAGTTCATAGGAGATCGGAATGGCTGA
- a CDS encoding strawberry notch-like NTP hydrolase domain-containing protein, with translation MHGNAGDLLIATTDDVRATGVRGGLKYCNVPVLNTVTRGEATIFVVRPPGDLDPSDLWVACGLPIRRLWDDDFNVDVADRALLSKRFHECMSGTGMGDMVTPRQIGLNLAGSKVFETIGGRVAVNKANEAHYEYDRFSNGREKGEHRDRFLRAIRTTELAGCAAGVALAIVQGDSFDRGSIARLHKDIVVDDASPFLSVFAFQEEIEAALAVQAANLVRSGGAFREVARELTDRSAAHGERNAQRLRLQQYSTPLTISAVAQDILRIREGELVLEPTAGNGTLALGAAAAGARIEGFELDKARAERGTRVLKDAGAPFVNIRPRAFEVNAEGGFGGMAFDAVLANPPFEAIKAQNVADREGRTLSISRLDHRIVYDALNQVRADSGRSFLVLPGEMMGEGKLEGATRFFNNYLHATFEVAGAAMLDGRLYRKSGAEFPVIVYALGPRLENPLSAERAKKIPDELPYLHTTDQLFAWGDAARLAMDEIMARRSAPDTRVARTFVAPDFDDADITTDETPNGDVPAALVPAVPPVGPGVEEPVFEAVSEDELEMSEDEAEFVVSPDVLVDDLVVENDPFQVTYESASLVGGPVLKIQKALAEPVALALTELERVRGPVDNFVADSLGVEVSELGGLLHAGQVDGVGLALHKALRAESIIVGDLMGVGKGRQLAALARAAFKEDRPVLFFTDNASLFTDFVARDLATVMRKPANELPQFIKPYIVNSSKDASILDPDFQGERRRGEGFVFRASPSSAKREKTIDPSMNMILSSYSQLGAQGREAKLAAIMEWLGKQDKPPLLIMDEAHRAAGEGSNVGLSMTALVEGVKAAGGSVAYASGTALKGARNLRVYGSALPDVGIPPDRLVELIEKEPLALQEALSYEMARSGGLIARELDNTEVARETVSLQDVDPVRFAQVLEKVDLFAHKMSELLALGREVKDWSQHRQKELKKDIEQMPEGAERDRALGSVGVHYQSPASRFHHLSNYLTLAINGVFLEDLVLKSIAEGRKPLVAVANTGDTLMRDLIASHWDNDGLDDADNAGIMKGSAYVLPEKPHLGHVIKRVADRLLTVKESNGFGAVTEIRLHEYEDWLADFNARVDAADFSLLSMTVIDDLAVALEKHGLSLGEITGRSFMSRPAEDGADLSLAPGPSRLSTMLFRTSITVVWMF, from the coding sequence ATGCACGGCAATGCAGGCGATCTTTTGATTGCGACGACCGATGATGTGCGGGCAACCGGCGTGCGGGGCGGTCTGAAGTATTGCAATGTGCCCGTTCTCAATACGGTTACGAGGGGCGAAGCCACGATTTTCGTCGTAAGACCGCCCGGCGATCTCGATCCAAGCGACTTGTGGGTTGCTTGCGGCCTTCCGATCAGGCGGCTTTGGGACGATGATTTCAACGTCGATGTTGCCGACCGCGCGCTCTTGTCCAAGCGTTTTCACGAGTGCATGAGCGGCACCGGCATGGGTGATATGGTCACTCCGCGCCAGATCGGCCTTAACCTCGCCGGTTCAAAGGTATTTGAAACCATCGGGGGCCGAGTAGCAGTCAACAAAGCGAATGAGGCCCACTACGAGTACGACCGCTTCAGCAACGGTCGTGAAAAAGGCGAGCATCGTGATCGGTTCCTACGCGCGATTCGAACAACTGAGCTGGCAGGGTGCGCGGCCGGTGTAGCACTGGCTATCGTGCAAGGTGATAGCTTTGACCGGGGATCGATAGCCCGGTTGCACAAGGATATAGTTGTCGATGACGCGTCTCCTTTCCTTAGCGTTTTCGCCTTTCAGGAGGAAATTGAAGCCGCATTGGCGGTCCAAGCTGCAAACCTCGTGCGCAGCGGTGGGGCTTTCCGTGAAGTCGCCAGAGAGCTGACTGATAGGTCTGCCGCTCATGGCGAACGAAATGCGCAACGGCTGCGTTTGCAGCAATATTCAACGCCTCTTACGATCTCGGCTGTCGCACAGGATATATTGCGCATCCGCGAGGGAGAATTGGTGCTTGAGCCAACGGCCGGAAACGGAACGCTGGCGCTCGGCGCTGCGGCGGCCGGAGCACGTATAGAAGGCTTTGAGCTGGACAAGGCACGCGCAGAACGTGGCACAAGAGTGCTGAAGGATGCGGGCGCACCGTTTGTAAATATCAGGCCGCGAGCTTTCGAAGTGAACGCTGAAGGTGGATTTGGAGGAATGGCGTTTGACGCCGTTCTGGCAAACCCACCCTTTGAGGCGATCAAGGCACAGAATGTGGCTGATAGAGAGGGCCGCACGCTCTCCATCTCACGCCTTGACCATCGGATCGTCTATGACGCGTTGAACCAGGTGCGAGCGGACAGTGGTCGCTCGTTCCTAGTTCTACCGGGTGAGATGATGGGCGAAGGCAAGCTTGAGGGAGCGACACGCTTCTTCAACAACTATCTCCATGCGACCTTCGAGGTTGCTGGCGCTGCCATGCTCGACGGAAGGCTCTATCGGAAATCCGGCGCTGAGTTCCCTGTGATCGTCTATGCCCTTGGCCCCCGGCTTGAAAACCCGCTCTCCGCTGAGAGAGCGAAAAAAATCCCCGATGAGCTGCCATATCTCCATACCACTGATCAGCTATTCGCGTGGGGCGATGCTGCACGTTTGGCCATGGACGAGATTATGGCTCGGCGCTCGGCGCCAGACACCCGGGTTGCTAGAACGTTCGTAGCTCCCGACTTTGACGACGCTGATATCACGACAGATGAGACGCCCAACGGTGATGTGCCGGCGGCTCTGGTCCCGGCAGTTCCCCCGGTCGGTCCAGGTGTCGAGGAACCGGTGTTCGAGGCGGTCAGTGAAGACGAACTTGAGATGTCGGAGGACGAGGCCGAGTTCGTGGTTTCGCCTGATGTGCTGGTCGATGACTTGGTTGTTGAGAATGATCCGTTCCAAGTCACGTATGAGTCCGCCTCCCTTGTTGGTGGCCCTGTTCTCAAGATTCAAAAAGCGCTGGCAGAACCGGTCGCACTTGCCCTCACGGAGCTGGAGCGCGTTCGCGGGCCGGTAGATAATTTTGTTGCAGACAGCCTTGGCGTTGAGGTCAGCGAGTTGGGAGGCTTGCTGCATGCTGGACAGGTCGATGGTGTAGGGCTTGCGCTTCATAAAGCGCTGCGGGCAGAATCCATTATTGTCGGAGATCTGATGGGCGTTGGGAAAGGCCGTCAGCTCGCGGCGCTCGCCCGTGCGGCCTTCAAAGAGGATCGGCCGGTGTTGTTCTTCACCGATAATGCCTCGTTATTCACGGATTTTGTAGCGCGCGATCTGGCCACGGTAATGCGGAAGCCAGCCAATGAGCTGCCGCAGTTTATCAAACCCTACATCGTCAACAGCAGTAAGGATGCATCGATCCTTGACCCCGATTTTCAGGGGGAGCGGCGACGTGGAGAGGGTTTCGTTTTCCGGGCATCGCCATCGTCTGCCAAACGTGAAAAGACGATTGATCCGTCGATGAACATGATCTTGTCGTCATATTCGCAGCTCGGCGCGCAGGGCAGGGAAGCGAAACTTGCGGCGATCATGGAGTGGCTTGGCAAGCAGGACAAGCCACCATTGTTGATCATGGACGAGGCTCATCGAGCAGCCGGTGAGGGGTCGAACGTCGGTCTCTCGATGACAGCACTGGTTGAGGGCGTCAAAGCGGCAGGTGGTTCCGTTGCATATGCGTCAGGGACGGCGTTGAAGGGTGCGCGGAATTTGCGCGTCTACGGCTCTGCGCTACCGGATGTCGGGATTCCGCCCGACAGACTGGTGGAGCTGATCGAAAAAGAGCCGCTGGCTTTGCAGGAAGCGCTTTCTTACGAGATGGCGCGGTCGGGAGGGCTTATTGCGCGTGAACTCGACAACACTGAAGTCGCTCGCGAAACTGTTTCTCTGCAAGATGTCGATCCGGTTCGCTTTGCTCAGGTACTCGAAAAGGTCGATCTTTTCGCGCACAAGATGTCCGAGTTGCTGGCCCTCGGCCGCGAGGTCAAAGATTGGTCTCAGCATCGGCAAAAGGAGCTGAAAAAGGACATCGAACAGATGCCAGAGGGTGCGGAACGGGACCGTGCTCTAGGCTCGGTCGGCGTGCATTATCAATCACCAGCCTCCCGGTTCCATCATTTGTCGAACTACCTGACGCTGGCTATCAATGGGGTTTTCTTGGAAGACCTCGTGCTGAAGTCAATCGCCGAAGGCAGGAAGCCTCTGGTGGCGGTCGCCAATACTGGCGACACGTTGATGCGCGATCTGATCGCGAGCCATTGGGATAATGATGGCCTCGATGATGCCGACAATGCGGGCATCATGAAGGGGTCAGCCTATGTCCTCCCTGAGAAGCCCCACCTCGGGCATGTGATCAAGCGTGTAGCTGACCGGTTGCTGACCGTTAAGGAAAGCAATGGATTCGGGGCGGTCACAGAAATTCGCCTTCACGAATACGAAGATTGGCTGGCTGATTTCAATGCGCGGGTGGATGCGGCCGACTTTTCCCTATTGTCGATGACCGTGATCGACGACTTAGCCGTGGCACTCGAAAAGCACGGGTTATCATTGGGAGAAATCACGGGCCGTTCCTTTATGTCGCGACCAGCGGAAGATGGGGCGGATTTGTCATTAGCGCCCGGCCCAAGCCGCTTAAGCACGATGTTGTTTCGGACTTCAATAACGGTCGTGTGGATGTTCTGA